The Juglans regia cultivar Chandler chromosome 16, Walnut 2.0, whole genome shotgun sequence nucleotide sequence agtagaatacttaGTCTATATTCAATTCTAGTAAGATAAGTCATGAAAACCTCAATTCTTAAttacaagaaatctaataaataataatatcatctaaatattcttaacatatttctttattttctagttatatctataatagaaaatttttattgaagatGACAAAATAATAAAGGAAATTTGTTTCGATAATTAGCTTACTCATATTTACAATTCAAATACCAgcaaaactattattataatcaAACAATAATTCAacactaataacatattataatttggtaCGAAATCATATTTGatttaaatctattaaataaCATTGGAAGCttgtttcataaaatatacttaatcaaacttatcatttaaaaataaaattaaactcttATTGTTCACTACTAAAATttagttgtaaaaattaatacttaaaatataatttagttccttaaatatattttgtaaaaatagaatttctggactaatatacttatttaatttcaaattaagcTCAACTTAAATGTTTAGCCTAACCCAACATAAAAGCCCACTTGAAAATAAGTAAAGCTACCTTGCCTTACAACTAAGGGCATTGGCGTAATTTAATCAAAAGTTTCTTCATAAAAGGCAACACAACAACTTAACAAGGGCTTTAAAGGCATTTTTAGTAATAATGGAAAACTTGCTTGCACTTTTTGGGAAGGACAAACCAAAACAATACAAGAAGGAAGACAGTGGGCATACGGCAAGGGGAAACACCATGTGACAGGgaaaactccaaaactcaccaagAGAGAAGGAGACGCGATGGAGTTGGGTGAGTTGGACGATGGTGAGCATGGCGGCaaagcactgagagagagagagagagagagagattattttGGTGGTGCCTCACTATGATGCAATGGAGAAGGAGAGAGTGAGATTGATGAAGCTTACTGAGGCTGATTGCAGTGAACTAACTGGCAATTTCTATGGCTTTCTGGGTGGTTTCCGGCTAAAGGAGTTGCGGGTATGTCAAATCCCCACATTTGGATCCTTCTATGGTGGTTTTCAGCGTGTAAGTTGGCATGAGGTGGAAGAGACGTGGCTTGCCGTTAGCTTACGGTGGTTGTCCAGGGCTTCAGTGTACTCTTGAGCATGGTGGTCGAATCAGAGTTTTGGCCTTCACAGTTGTGCTTtgtttgttaaatattttaacatgaaacatTAAATATAAGGATCTTCGATTTTCTAtagtccataataataaaataataacagttaAAAGGCGTACATTTTCTCATCACAGTTCGATGAAGAATCTGACCTAACTATAAGAGACGAATCACCCTAACAACTTAGCCTCACAAATGTCTCCCGATGGTTAGAGGCACAATGttgttgtaggtgagaacccttaacccctcagtactatttatagacttttgGTCATCAAGAAATCTAGAGATTTTATGTCCCACTGTAATTAGATATAGAGTCATTGTTATCTCATTGAAGTTAATCTTATCCCATTGTAACTCAtcaattaagttataaatattgaGCTATTCTAAACCCATCAGGGTATGGATGTGTAGGAcatagaatttaaataaaactcttacattctcccacttAGCTCATACgcccataaaataatatttttcgttcatgggtttattatagaaaattaacCATACTGTGCAAATTCATTCTCGAAAAACTTTCATAGCTCAAAATACATTACATGAGTTCCGTAATATTAATGTCAAACCAGCTACCAATGTGAGTCATGGCGGTCCTCAACATGATGTACCACAACACCAGTAATTTAATTCAACACGATCTTTAATTTGGACAATTAAGACTAATACTGTAATGCCTTGGGTTCCAATTCATGTCTATTGTAGacattatcttgtcatcattcatcTACCCCAtttaatgtacatataaagtggaaagataaaaaaacaaaaacaaccatAATAGATATCTTTCAATATCCAGTAACAAAATACTCAGCATATCAATGATCTCTTTAACATGTTCACATCATGGGTATAAGCATATCACCCATCTTTTCAACATgttcttcaaaatataatcaTTAACACACTATTGTTATGGATATATTGGTTTCTGTACTTTCTCCTTAGGGCtataaatgaaccagtctgttcAATAACTCGCAAGGTACTcactcggttaaactcgaattgaactcaactcgtgaaaaaaaaagctcattCGTGAAAGTAGATACCCGCTTgaattgtaaatgacacatacccgacaaaactcaactcgactcgactcggctaaggctcgttaaggctCGCTTGTTTATGCttgagtcgactcgttagcttgactccattaaaactcattcatatattgataaatatatacatacacctatgtgtatatatatacacacacacatatatatatatatgtgtagtaactaataatataggtataccacttttataattaaatatataatatgtaatctaattacttatgtctatatagtgaatatacttcataagtatattttataatttgtataataattaatcgataaaatttaataatttcatatactagtatgtgagaaccatatatgaaatagatatatgctatcatattaagtgtattaagtgtatgtattaataatatatgtagacatataatatattgttatttcagataaatatcaactagttaaatattaattatttataaattctatACGTCGCTTACGAAGTTATAAGAATCTTGTGTTCCTAAGATGAGGAGTCttctctcgttctctctctgAGGGTACAAGGTGGAGTTTAAGGTAGATACTGGTGAGATCTATTGCTTGGGTTGGTTTTCAAGTAATAGAAGATGGATGATATACATGAGAGATGGAGTAAGTTGAGATTATCAGAGAGTGAGGCGAGTGTTCTGGATCTAGAAATAGAAAGGAGAAGGGTGATTGAAGTCTAGTGGGGAAGTTGTTTACGAATCGTATAGTAAGCAAGGAAGTGATCTCCTCAACAATGGCTAAGGTTTGGAAAATAAGTAAACATGCAGTGTTTCATGAGTGCGGAGCAAATGTCTTTACATTAACATTTGCTACACATGCTGACAAGTATAAGGTGTTAGATGGGAAACCATGGTTGTTCGATAATGGTTTGTTTGCTTTGAAGTTATTTGATGGGCTTAACCAGCCAAATAAAATCAGATTTGATTGTGAAGAGTTTTGGGTGCAGTTTCACAACCTACCGTTAGCATATATGAATCGAGTGTGTGGGGTGCAGATCGGTAAGACAATTGGCAATGTGTTAGAAGTGGATATCCCGGATGATGGGATAGGATGGGATAAGTTCCTACGAATCAAGATTGAAATGAAGTTGCACCAAGCATTGCCAAGAGGTAGAATGATTGGCGTGAAGGGTGATAAAGTCTGGATTccaattaaatatgaaaaactaccAAAAGTTTGCTTTATGTGTGGGTATATAGCTCATGAAGCAGGAGGATGTACgttgaaaagtgaaaatttgGCTCAGCATGCAGAAAAGATTATGCAATTTGGCCCAAGGCTTCGTGCAGAGTCTACATATTCAAGGAGGAGTTATTACAGTGGGAAGGTCAGCCATGGGGATAGCGAGAGGTGGAAGATGAGACCAAAGGAGGGGGGGAAACCAAAAACTGATTCAGGAGAGCAAAATGGCGAAAATCAAGGGgctaattcaaattcaaatttgaatttggattagGATGAGAGTGTTGAATTTGTAGCATGTACTCAACAGAAGGGGAATGATATGATGGCAGTTATGAATGATAAGGAGATTGAATCAGATGGGTATGAAGGAGTTGGTGATAAGGGTAAAGCACATATGAGAGATAATGAGGAGAGGAAATCAGAATGTGTCAACCAGAATTCAAATTTGGCTGATAAGAAGGgtagttataatgatgagatgggttCGGGTCTGGGCCTGGGCCTCCTGGAGTCAGCCCATTTTAATATTGATCAGATACAAACAACGTTGAGAAATGAGGGGAAGGCATATGAGAGCCTGATTCATGCAAAATGCTATCCTGAAACATATGCTGAGAACCATGTGCTGGACAATGTACGTAGGCTTCGTAGTAACAAAGGAGGGTGGAAGAAACGTGTGAGGGAGAAAGGTATGACTACGCAGGAGAAAGTAGTAACCAAGTCTATGAAAAGGGGAGTAGTAAATGAAGATGAAGGTTATGAGAATGAGGAGGGAAGGAAGAGATTAAAAGGCAATGGGGAAAGGGACTGTTCCATTGCATATGTTAACTTGGTGGCGGCAGCTGAGCAACGCCACCAACGCCACCAAGAACAATGAAAACCTTAAGTTGGAATTTCCAGGGGTTGGGTCACCCTCGTGCAGTTCATGACCTTCACTGTCTAGTGAAGGAGAAGAGACCAGACTTAGTTTTCTTGATAGAAACTAAGTTAGATTCATCTAGATGGGAATTTCtaaagagaaaattgaattttgagGGTTGTTTTATGGTTGATCCACTGGGAAGAAGTGGAGGGTTGGTTTTATTGTGGATGCTTGAGATAGGGGTGTCAATTCAGTCTTATTCCAGATTCCATATTAATGCATGTATTAAGGCTGATCAGGAGGCTATTGAGTGGCAGTTTACTGGCTTTTATGGGCATCCTGAGGTTAGTAAGAGACAAGACTCATGGGATATCTTGGTGTCATTAAAACCCTCAAATAACATGCCTTGGTTTATttgtggggattttaatgaaatcttaaCACAAGATGAGAAGAGAGGAGGAAATGTGAGAAGTGTAGCTTAGATGAATAAGTTCAGACAGGTTCTAGAGTTGGGGGAGCTGTATGATTTGGGATAGACAGATTCAAAGTTTACTTGGTGCAACAGGCACAAagattcaacttttatattagaAAGATTGGATAGTGGATTAGCAAACAGTGGATGGCTGGACTATTTTAACACTATTAAAATAGATACTCTGGTTGCTAGAAGTTTTGATCATAGacctttatgtttttctttttggcagCAGATTGCAGGTTCTAGAGAGTATAAGAATTTGTTTAAATATGAAGTGGCTTGGGGCAAGGATGAAGGATGTAAGAAATTAGTAAGTGAGGTGTGGTTGAATGAGGGTACAAGGGAAGATCCTGTAAGAGAAGTTCAACAAAGACTTAAAATTTGTAGAATGGGCTTGGCAAAATGGAGTAAAGTTGCCAGATCAGCCTCAGAGAAAGAACTGAAAGATAAGTCTATGTTGCTAAAAAAGTTACAAGatgaagaaaatcaacaaaatgaagtgGAAATAGTGCAGTTACAGAAGGAAGTGGGAGATTTACTGCATAAAGAGGATCTCAAATGGAGGCAAAGGGCAAAAAGGCATTGGTACCAAGAAGGGGATAGGAACACCAGATTTTTCCATGCATGTGCCACATAGAGGAGAAAacagaattttattaaaaaagtcaaGGATTATGATGGAAGCATGAGGTTCGGAGAGGCTGATATTGCACTAGCGTTCCAAAATCATTTTCAGAAGGTTTATACATCCTCTAATCCACAGGAAGCTGATATTGAGACATGTTTACAAGGCATAGACAAAAGGGTGACAATGGAGATGAATGCTGATCTGGAGGCTCCTTTCACCCAGGAAGAAGTTTTTGATGCTCTACAACAAATGGGTCCTTTTAAATCtccaggtcctgatgggtttggagcaGCTTTCTACCAGCATCACTGGGAAGCTGTGGGTCCTCGCGTGTGTGAGGCAATGTTTGAAGTTCTAAATGGGGGTGGTATGCCTGGTACTTTGAACCatactaatattgttttaattccaAAGATTGATGTGGCATTATTGTGAATGATTTTCGACCCATTTCTTTATGTAATGTCTTGTACAAAATTATTGCTAAGATATTAGCAAATAGGCTTAAGCATGTATTACCTCATATAATATCTAGCTtccaaagtgcatttgtaccaGGCAGGTCAATAATTGAGAATGTTATGGTGGCATACGAAATGCTACACACTACTATGAAGAcaaggaagaaaggaagagaaggaagCATGGCTTTAAGgcttgatatgtcaaaagcATATGACATAATTGAGTGGAATTTTCTGAAGTTTATAATGGGGAGGCTGGGTTTTAGTGAAAAATGGGTCCAGCTGATAATGAACTGTGTGGTATCAGTTTCTTATTCTATTTTGGTAAATGGAAAGGAGGGGGAgagttttatcccaactagaggattgaggcaaggagaccccttgtctcatttccttttcattttatgtGCAGAAGGCCTTAGTTCACTATTGTGTGCTGCTGAAGCTAAAGGGAAAATGAAGGGAGTAGCTGCTACTAGAGGTGGGACCAGAATCACTCATttgctttttgcagatgattgtgtgATTTTCAGTAGAGCAAGTAAAGAGGAATGGAGGACAATAATTGACATACTGAAGGTCTATGAAGATTCATCTGGCCAAATGCTGAATAGACAGAAAACATCTATCCTATTTAGCTCTAATACAAGTACTCTCAATCAAAGGGATATTTTGCAAGAGGCTGGTGCAGTTATATGTGGGGATTATGGGAAATATCTGGGCCTCCCAACTATTGTTGGAAGATCCAAGTAT carries:
- the LOC109000154 gene encoding uncharacterized protein LOC109000154; this translates as MAKVWKISKHAVFHECGANVFTLTFATHADKYKVLDGKPWLFDNGLFALKLFDGLNQPNKIRFDCEEFWVQFHNLPLAYMNRVCGVQIGKTIGNVLEVDIPDDGIGWDKFLRIKIEMKLHQALPRGRMIGVKGDKVWIPIKYEKLPKVCFMCGYIAHEAGGCTLKSENLAQHAEKIMQFGPRLRAESTYSRRSYYSGKVSHGDSERWKMRPKEGGKPKTDSGEQNGENQGANSNSNLNLD